A genomic segment from Desmospora profundinema encodes:
- a CDS encoding acyl carrier protein → MADTLERVQKIIVDRLGVDTAEVTPEAAIKDDLGADSLDVMDLILELEDEFSLEISDDQAEKINTVGDIVTYINSRS, encoded by the coding sequence ATGGCAGATACGCTGGAACGAGTACAAAAAATCATCGTGGACCGTCTCGGAGTGGACACCGCTGAAGTGACCCCCGAAGCGGCGATCAAGGACGATCTGGGAGCGGACTCCCTGGATGTAATGGATTTGATCCTTGAATTAGAAGATGAATTCTCCTTGGAAATCTCCGATGATCAAGCGGAGAAAATCAACACGGTGGGAGATATTGTTACTTATATCAATTCCCGCTCTTAA